From the Gossypium hirsutum isolate 1008001.06 chromosome A02, Gossypium_hirsutum_v2.1, whole genome shotgun sequence genome, the window CCTCATTGTTTTCTTCTTGTTGACTCAGGATTTTGGACAGTGTGATGCAAAAAGGTGCACTGGGCGCAAACTTGCAAGATTTGGGTTGTTGAAAGAAAGTATCTGCTAGACTAAATTTCcctgaaatttaattttgttatgcaTGTTTGAATTTATCTTATTTATGTCATATCAAATGTGCTTTGTGCTCCGTAGACATTACAGTGCATGGATTGTTTTGTAGTTGTTTTGCATGAGACATGTGTCATTGTGTTGGATTCAAGACAAAGTTGCACCATACCTAAGGTTGGAATAAGTAAGAGTGAAGGATAACTAAGAGACTTATGGGTGGAAATTGGGTATGAATAGCCTGCCAATGGGTGTCTGGTGGCAGTAAATCAAATCTATTTTGAAATAAGATACGCATAATTTTACATGCAGAGGAGAAAGATTGAAATTCCTAGAAAACTTCTATGGGCTTTTAGAAAGGTAAAATGGAAAAGTTAACATTGAATTTTTGAAGTTGGCCCTTGGTTCCTGCTATAAATAAAGACTACTGTTTAGCATAGTCATCTGATACAAATAGATTCTGCCCTCATAAGCAATCACAAACTTAAGCTTTAGGAAATTAAAATTTCAGCTTTCACTTCCAGGGGCTTGGAAGTTGGTTCTAATATTCATAAATTGTCTTGTTGAGTTTAGGATCTTGCAATATTAGCCAGTCAAATGATTTGTCAATGGTCGATTTAGGGAATAGTAGTAACTTGTGAGTGCAATTAGTTTATGTAAGATCAATCGATTGATTCAGTCATTTTGACCTTAAGGTCATATTCACTTTCAACTAATCTGGAGCAATGAATGATTTCATGCAGGATTTGCGTGTAAATAGTGGTTTTGGTGGCATTGTTTTAAGGTACTTTCAATAAATCTTCTTTTTGTTTTGGGGAAAGGATGATTTGAACTCCCTTCTTTTAGTTAGCAGCATACATGCACCTATTATCAGGCCAAATGCTCGGGATGCCACGTTGAACAACTTTGACATTTGCTTTTCCTAAGTTGATGGTGTTACTCATCATCATAGAATATCACCCGATATTTGTTCTTTTGTACAAATATATTCTCATGGCTGATATGAAAATCATTCATGCATCTAAGAATACTCCCGAGTCCAAACTAATGTTGAGAAGCAAGCTGCAAGAACCTCTTCTTCTAGTTTTACCTAACAGTTTTGGCAAGCTTGTATTATCTGCTTTTTAATCCTTTGCTTCGACTTTAATAATCTTTTACTTATTTGTTTTGAACCTCTGCTGGGCAGTCCTGTTGGTAGTCAATGTGTCTCAAAAGAAGATTACAACTTAATAAAGAGGAAAGGGTTAGCTGTTGTGGATTGCTCATGGGCTCGACTTAGTGATGTACCCTTTGTGAAGCTGCGGTGTGGTGCTCCTcgcttgtgtatgaatataaacTTTTCAAGTGTTTCCTATGTGAATGAACTTTCTGCGCATTTTGTCTAACATATTTGGGcatttggctttttttttttttttgcctcaaCAATCTATTAGTACTTGCTTTATCCACAATTCCTCCTATAATGTCTTTCACAAATTATTGCTAGTACACAATTGTTACACATTATGGTTAAAGATGCATATGACGTCTTCACTGCTAAATTCATCAGATTTTAGTCTTTCAGTCAACATGTTGCAAACTTTTTCTTATCTCGTAGCATAATCATGACCACCTTGTGGATGATTTCAACAGTTACAAGCCCCCATTAATACATATTCTTATCATATCAGTCCAACAAGCCAGGAATTCTTCCgtcctttatttttatattgaattgtatgattcaAATAGGCTGCCTTTATATTTGACATGTATGGAACTTTGATGTCATTGTTGTTGCatcattttgaaatttcagtcctTAAGGTGCTTGATGATGTTTTAATAGCAGTAATATCCGGGATGCTAGTAATAGTACCTGTATGTTTTCTTTCAGTTTGATTTCAAATATGTTTGGCCCAGATGTGATACTTTCTATTGACTTTTTGTGAAATCAGATGacaggttgtttttttttttttgtgtgtgtgtgtggcataTTACAGTTATTACTTGTAACTGAACTCAATTACACTCCTCTTACGTCATATATGATGGAAAAAATTTAAATGACAATTCGAAAGTGAAACTTTTTCTTCCTACTCTTGTTGTTGTATACTTCTATATTCGTCTTAATCGGCTTTATACATAGAACATATAAATGAAAGCATAGTTGCATATTGTTTGGCATATGTACATCCCCATATCCTCGTTAAGAGTGATTCATATTTTACTGGTTTTCCATAATTTTGTCCTGTTTTCcaaatttgataaatttcttGGAATTGCAGTGCCATGGCTAGTGGCTGCAAACCCAGTAAATTATGGTCGCCCATGTGAGCTATCATGCGTAGAAGCATTATCTGCTGCTTTACTAATATGGTACTTATTTCCCTAATCAACATATATTTTCACAATCTAGCAGTTGTTTGGCTGAATTGAGGATATGGTTTCGATCACattgtttctttttcttctgtATGGTACGTCACTCAGAGTCTGATATGTTAACTGAGTAAGTCTTCTGGGTTTTTGTTCCTTTGTGATGTTTCAACAGTGGGGAAGAGGAAACTGCAAATTTGCTGTTAGGCAAGTTCAAATGGGGTCATGCCTTCCTGTCCCTTAACAGGTaccttattattattgtttttctaGTACAAAAAGTTTCAAATTGGTTGAAAGGTATGATCCATGTTCAAGTGGGGAAACATTCTTATTGGATTGGTGTAGGGAACTTTTGAAGGCATATTCTGAATGTGAAAATAGTGCTGACATCATATCAGTCCAAAATTCTTGGCTTTCCCAACAAAGGCAGGTCCCTAAGGTTCCACCAGATGCAGCAGAAGGTGCATCCAATGATTCAGAAGATGAGGAGGGTTCTTCCAATGATTCTGAAGATGGGCTACCTCCTCTAGAAAGGAACATGAACCATTTGAGTTTGCAGGAAAGTGATGATGAAAGTGAGTAAGTAGTATCCAGCAATAGTTTCATTCACAAGTAAGCACCATTAGTAAGTAGAAAGAGGGAAATATGTTATGGGGCCGTTTCTTATATGCTGCACATCTCTTACCCTGATTCCTTCAGACTTCCATTTCCTATAGgtgaaatgaaatattaaatcTAACGTAGGTAGAAAATGGTTTTTCCTACTTGTCAAGGATTACTATTTAACTGTTTTGTATCTGTTCGGAGGGAGGTGGGGCTGATTGGGCTTAACATATATTACTTTCTAATTGCTTAACATCTTATTTCAATGtttcaaaagattataaatttatttttagattaaatatctatatttttatgaaatttgaatTGGCTCGTTGATTAAACGAGCTGGGTGAGTAGATTGGGTTTTGGGCTTATACTGTAGTAATTGAAAATTTGTAGTAAAGATCCCTTattataaaaagggtaattttatttgattcattgaggtgttaagtttttctttttaaagttcgGTTAGCGAGTTTAAAGTAACAATTTGGTGATCAGCACGATAGATCAATACTCATTAATATGATGATAAATATACTTTAGATTTAAGTAAAAGTCTTGAAGATCAGAGTAGAAAGATATTTAGGTTTTTGGTTTGGAGGCGAAAGATATATGGATTTTGGTTTATAGGACTGTAATGTTTaaagttgttttataaaaaaaatgaatagtaCAATAGAAAGGGAATGAAAGCTTCGAATTGATGTGTGTGGTATTAATATAGGTGGTTATACAACAGTTCGATGatttagatgaaaattttaaaataatttaatgattattttataatttataattttaccgatttatttttaattaatgcttacCAAATAGATTAAGAAAATCATATATGTAAGATTTATGTTACATATTTAAGAATTAATTGTGAGTAAAAGAAAGGAGAAGTGGTAGTTGTTGGTTGAAAAGTAAATGGCACTTCCCACCTAGTGTTGCGTAGAACTTCATATAAGTTTCATAATtagaacttaattaatcattgcCTCTTAATAGTAATAAGATGGTGTCATATATTCTCTTCTCTCTCTTCTCCTTGAAGCTTCCACAGTTGTTATTAcgttaaaaaacatataaataaacgATAATTATTACGAAAATTAATCTATAATATTTataaagataatatatatataaaattatgagtTCGGACATTTTTTTGAATCCACTAGAatactattttcttttaatcatattattaaatttatatctaatttttttttgaagttttgctaattaacatttaaaaataattataatttaattcatcattATTAGTTAAAAGcttgtgctaattttaaaatagagataTTAATTCTTTAGaactctaagcataaaatataaaaaaattttgtaattataattacaattactaattaaaaattttgatataaaaaaaaagttgcgctaattttttttattattataaaatttgtgctaaattattgatgtaaaattgagttattactttaataaaattttaagcatattaattataacttaattattattagaATTAATTACGTTAATTAGTTATAGTTTTTGAATAATGTTATTtgctttaattacataaaataaaattatattgtaggttgaatatgttaaaaatattttaaatatgatttgaaactttttcattataatatttgaattaataagttaatatattttaattatatttaatttttatgctaATTACTACAattgaaatatcatatttaaaaaattaattaaacaattacCAACAAAAATCAATATTATAAAActcaatatttcaataaaatattgaACTTAAAAGCCAGATATTACAAAGTTTCAAGTACAAAAATATACAAATCCAAATAACGAccagtaaaattaattattataaaactcGAGCAGATCGataatcaaaataagaattaaacttATATTAGAACAAATCTTGACATGGCCAACATATAGTGGAATTTAAACTACACGGAATATTTACATATAGTAAAATTCAAATTatacaataataatgtaaataattttctaattttgggaaaattgaatttcaattttttaaatacctTATTTCATCTTGGTCATTGTaacaatttattaataatttatatgaatttgcAAAATTAGGAGAGACAAAAATAAATGtgtcaaaaagagaaaaagtcaAAACTCAAAGGAGCCATTCATAAAAGCAAAACAAGTATAAGGAAAAATGTGTAATTTCGGTTAAAAACAAATCATCACGTGACTTAAGCATGACTGAATAGAAAGTCGCTGAGGGGTAATTTAGGCATTTAATTGCCAACAAAAATCAATATTTCTACAACAATTGCCCTTGTCTCCTTGGATTCGATAATATGAGCAGAGGCACAAGctttttaaaaccctaatttcaccCATTTTCTCTCTCAAAATTCTAAAAGAAAAGACCAACCAGATTATATTATATTCAAAACAGAGAAAAAAGAATCAATTGCTCATCAACCACTCTCTCATAAAAAAGCGTTTTCTATTttccatttactttttttttattttgttttttcttctaatttttccTTGTTTTCGATAACTTTGTCTTTGTTGAAAACTAGGGTTTGCGCTAATGGTGGGTTTTGTCTGTTGAAATTAGGGTAtttttggttttcgattctcctgTAAGGGAAGTGTGGTTGTGGTGGCTTCCCAAATATATAGTCCTGTGAGTAatctctatttcttttctttctgcaTGCATTTTTCTAATGGGTGTTATTGCATTTCTAAATACGATTAATTTTTGTGCGATAGTTTCAGTTCATTAGTTTCCTGTGAATTCGGCATTTTTTCTTTGCTAGTGAAGGAAATTTCTCATTTCCGAAGATAGGATATGGAAAATTTTGGGCTGGAAATGAATATATTACtgttttttattgctttttttttttgctcagtAGCTTTTTGGGAGGAAGGGGACTtttcttgtatatatattttgtccAGGCAAATAAGGTAAACCCCCCCCCCATTTTGTGGTGACTGGTTTTGTGTTAACTAAATACTTTATTGCTTTCCTTTTCTATATTTTACATGAAGATTTGCTATTCTTCTGGGTTAATTTCTTGGAATTATTTTATTGGCTTTGCTGTATTTATTCAAATTGTTTAAACAGCTAGATATCATGCCTTCGGCTCCTTTATTTCTTCTAccttataagcataatttaactTCATTTTTTAATATAACATGTTTTACTATAATCTTATCTGTTTGGGTTTTCTGGTGAAAGACTGAGGAATGTGCGTTTTCTGGTAGGTTTTGAAGGTGAGTTTGGGTTGGAAAAGATGTCATCAAAATATCAAATACTTGACAATAGACCAATTGATCAATGGAAGGTTACAGAGTTGAAAGAAGAACTTAAGAGGCGGAAACTGATAACTCGGGGCTTGAAAGAGGAGTTGGTAAGACGGTTGGATGAGGCCGTTAGATTGGAAAGGGAAAATGCTGAAACTGAGGAAGATAATGGTTTTAATTCTGATCCCCAGCCTACAGATGAGGGAGGGATTGAAAAGGCAATGCCAGTTACTTCTGAGACAGTTAAAGATGATGTGGATCATAGTGGCAGTAAGATCAAGGAGAGTGGGGTAAAGGTTCATGTTGACATTAATGAGAGTGCAGCTGCTTTGGGTCATGAAGGAGTTCAAGGAAGCGACAGCTTGGTGGAAAAGGAGCTTGTTTCTGAAACCACCACTATTCAGACTGAGATAACGGTTACCAAGAATGTGGTATCTGAGGTACCATCTACTGAGAAAGAGAGCTCAGGAAAAAATGAGAATGTGAATACTGATATCGAAGTGGAGAGTGAGGATTCTAAGCTCCAGTTCAAGACTGATGATCCAAAGCCCAGGTTGGAGAATGAGGGTCCAAAGCCTGAGTTGGAAAATGAGGGTTCAAAGCCCGAGGTGGAGAGTGAGGGTCTAAAGCCTGAGGGGGAGAATGATGATCCAAAGGGCCAGCTGCAGTGTGTGGGTTCAAAGCCTCAGCTGGACCTTGAAGAGTCGAAGGTGCAGCTGGAGAACGAGGGTTTGAAGGCTCCCCACGAAGATGACGTGCGTGATTCGTCTGCTCCAAACATCCAGGTATCTGAGGTCAGCCCTGATTTAGGGTTTCAAGTAAAATCTGATTCTATTTCTACTGATTCTGTCTCAAATAATGAAAAGATTgaattaaaggataatatactTGCTGATAATGTCAAATTAGACCTAGATGTTGTAAAGCCAGAGATGGTGGAACCATCATCCAGCAATGTTGTTCCAATTAGTGGTGAATCACATCCAATGGATGTTGAAGATCCGCCTGAGAACAAGGCACCTGTTGATGAGAGAGATGACAAGAATGTTACAAATGTAGACATCGGTAATAAAAATGACAGTGCTGAGATGGCATACTCagaaaaattaaatttggatAGAAGTTCTGGTGATGACTCTATGGAGGAGGATGTGCTTGAGAGTAAACAAATTGATTCAAAATGTAGTACTGATGAAATGGGAGATAAGAGTGAGAAGAATAGAGCACCTATTGTCAAGGAGAAAAGTCCTGTTGGTGTTTTAAGAGATGATTTATCTATAGATAAAAAGGACACCTTGGTTGAGAATAAGAGCCGGTCTTTTGTTCCTGCTGAGAAAAGAAAGCTTCATGGTAAGTGAAAATGGCCTGCAATTGTTAGTGTCTTTCTTTGCATGTGTGCATACTTTTACCTTACTGATAACATTCTGAAGCTAAGGTGATTGGATAGTAGTTAACGCCAATTCTTAagacaaataatttaaattggttTTTTGAAACTTGATCTGCTTCAGTTGCACTTGTGGAATGTgataatattgttttaaattcTTGTGTATTTGATAGTTTATACACTATTTTTCCATGGATGGTGCATGGTTTGGAAGCGCTTTACTTGTTAGAGTGCTGCAGCTTTGGTTTTGAAGATGATGTATATAGTTTTCGGCTAGAAATTGCTTTGGTGTTcatttttaatccttttattgGTTCCTGTGACTACATGGAGCCTTAGACAACAAAATTATTGGTATTTTTAATATTGAGCTTTCTCTGTTACCAAGGGAATacattttagaattttgattAGTCGTGAGAATGAAATTAATAGTTCCCTTGTGGGTGAATGGTGATTCTCACCTGATGAGCTGTCTATACAGATCAGGAACCTGTTGGGAACAATGAGCTTTCTAAATGGCGTAAATGGAATTCTGACAATATAAAAGTTCCAGAACATCAAGGCAATCTTGCGCCCACCACAACACCTAAAGACACAGCTCAGCCTGCTGCTTTGAGACTTAACTTCTCTAGATCAGACTCAACGGCAAGTGAAGGTACACCAAAGGAACGTGTTGGTGAGTTGTCATCTCTCAGTCAGCTGATACGAATTGAATTCTACTGATTGTTGTTTTAACATCTGAATGGTTTACGTTTCATCTTATTTGGCAGTTCCCCCTTCACAAAATGCTCCAACCACTTCCCTCAGAATTGATCATTTTCTTCGCCCTTTTACCTTGAAAGCTGTACAAGAACTTCTAGGGAAAACTGGGACTGTAACAAACTTCTGGATGGACCATATTAAGACCCATTGCTATGTTACAGTAAGACTTATTGCTTTGTTTCCATCTCCGATGGGACTTTTGTGGTCTATGATCAATTATTCATTTTGGCTTTTTATTGTTGGGCTGATTCAATATATCTAATCAACTTTGGGAATTGCTTTATTGGTGCAGTATTCATCTGTAGAAGAAGCAATAGAGACACGAAATGCTGTTTACAACCTACAATGGCCACCTAATGGTGGACGCCTATTGGTGGCTGACTTTGTTGATCCCCAGGAAGTTAAAACCCGGCTTGATGCTCCACCACAGACTCCAACTACTCCTGGGACTTCTGGTTCTATTGCTCCTCAAGCTCAACCTGCTTCTCAGCCCCAGCCCTCTCCACGTCAGCAGGTTTCTAGACAGCAGCATCCACCGCCTTCTGCACTTCCTCCACCACCGCCTTTGTCTAACCCTCCACCAGTTAGAGAAAGGCTCCCTCTTCCTCCACCACCTGCAGAGAAAGTAGATCCTCCTATTGTCACTCTGGATGATCTATTTTGGAAAACCAAAGCAATTCCTCGTATCTACTATTTGCCTTTGTCTGATGAACAAGTTGCAGCAAAGCAAGCAGCACATGGCAGAAACATCTAGCAGTAGAGATGAGGCTATAGTTTTATCCCTGGCTGCTCTTCTGGTTTTCGTATCGGTTGGTCTGTACCTTAGATAATGGTAAGAAAACTGTCACATAATTGCATGTTTGCAGGTCTGCAGGTTTTGCTTTATAGGAAGGAATTGTTGCAGCCGTGCAGAGGGAACTTGTCCAGTATGGGTATTGGTTTTTCTGCCGGCTACTTGTGGGCTTGAGTTCAAGTTCCATTTAGCACTAAAATCCTTCAAAACTGAGATCTCTCTGTAGTAATGGATCGATTATCCTTTGTTCTAATTTGGTTTTCCTACAGAACAATAGCCTCAACTCTTATGAACCTGATTTTGTAGAATTTAACTTTTACTCTGGATGTTAATTTTACATAGATTTGTTAAAAGTGAATGTAGGCTTTACTCATTTGTATGTGTAGTTTCATCCAGggtttttatcatttatttatgtatGTGCAACGTGCTTTGAACCTGATGATTGAGGTTCTTCTCTCCATCTCATACCTTGGATTGAGCTTCGTTTgagattagattttattttatggCAAAAACCAAAAACTATTAGATGAAGATTTTTAAAGTATTCACGGTTCACAATGTTAGTATTTATAATTGATAAAtacatttatgaaaaataaattattaaaatttcacaaattataaaaatatttaatatggatgtaattatatttgtaaaattttataaatactcctaatagaataaaaaatttgaaatatatgcATCATAATGGTAAATTCGGTCCCACTTAAAGTTTTTGCACAAATAGGAGTTATATTAAATGGGCTAAATTTGGTTAATATGCTGGGTTTTTTTTAACTAGGGGTTTAGGTcggttttaaaattaattaaggaAATAAGTCATTTTTAAGAGGGAGAAAGTGAAAGTATGTCCAATTAGACGTGCTTTCCTTCAATGGTAAAATACAACAGCTTTTTGATCGTTGCTGAGCCAAACGGTGAAAAGAAattgtcaaaaaaaatttaaaatctccaaatgacaattttttttaacttaaaaatacctcccatttttttttcattcacattcttttctcaattctctcaagctttttattcaatatttatttatatttttatttaaaatattattttttaattatattgtattttattcactcaggtcaatttttaaaaaatagacgCCTCTCTAATTTACTTTGATAACAACCATATTTCCACTGCCCAATTAGCAATGATAAGACGAAATTTAAAATGTCgcttttttaattatgttaattttttttgataagtctaaatatttttttatgttataaataggCGGAGAGCCTCCGATTCCTGAATTTCATGGATACAGACAAGAGGTCGGATTATTGCATGCCTCTCTCATATAAGGGACTTGCTATCTTTGCAAAAAACGCATCTAGCTGGACACATTTTTACTTTCTCTCTCCTAAAAATAACATATTTCtctaatcaattttaaaattgacctaaagttcaaattgaaaaataaaagggtatattAATCAAATTTAGCCTATTAAAtgtcattttaaatattttacatattttaaatattgataatgttcttttgaaagaaattgagttattaatttttttttaaattatacataaaaatttaaaataattaccaaaaaagtagatccattttataattttaaaaaccttTATAGTTTATACCTCCTCAATTTCGATGAAAATACGATCAAGAAGGGCAATTTAGGCATTTGAATAAAACCAAAATGGGTTTTTCTAGAACAATTGGTCTCTGCCTTTTTGGATTCGAtaataatggttttttttttaaaaaccctaatttcaccATTGTTTCAATTTTCTCCCCATTTTCTCTCTCAAAAtcctaaaaagaaaagaacaaccaggttatattatattcaaaacagccaaaaaataaaaatcaattgctCATCAACCACTCTctcataaaattcattttctattttccatttacttttttttattttgttttttcttctaatttttccTTATTTTCAATAACTTTCTCTTTGTTGAAAACTAGGGTTTGCGCTAATGGTGGGTTTTGTCTGTTGAAATTAGGGTATTTTTGGGATAAATATTCAATTCTCCTGTAAGGGAAGTGTGGTTGTAGTGGCTTCCCAAATATATAGGCCTGTGAGTAATCTCTATTTCTTTCCTCTCTGCATGCATTTTTAATGGGTgttattgcaatttttttttaaaatacgatTAGTTTTTGGTGTGATTGTTTCAGTTCATTAGTTTCTTGGTAAATCGGCATTTCGTTTCTTGCtggttatgattttttttttcattaccgAAGCTAGGATACAGAAAATTTTGGGCTGAAAATGTATTTACTGTTTTTTATGCCTTATTTTGTTCAGTATTTGTGCTTTTTGGGAGAAAGGGGAACTTTCTTGTATATATACTTTGTCCAGGCAaataagttgtttttttttttgaacccTCGTTTTGTGGTGTCAGGTTTTGTGTTGACTAAATACTTCATTGCtttccttttatatattttacatgaaGATTTGCTATTCTTCTGGGTTAAtttcttgtaattattttctTGGCTCTACTGCATTTATTCAAATTGTTTAAACAGCTATATATCATTCCTTCGGCTCCTTTATTTCTGCTACCTTATAAGCATGGCTTAACTTTATTTTGCAGTATAACATGCTTTCTTTGGTCTTGTTGGCGCTTTCTTTCTACTGCACATGTTTTACTAGAATTTTTTTGTTTGGCTTTTTTTGTGAatgactgagaaatgtgaccttTTCTAGTAGGTTTGAAGGTGAGTTTGGGTTGGAAAAGATGTCATCAAAATATCAAATACTTGACAATAGACCAATTGATCAATGGAAGGTTACAGAGTTGAAAGAAGAACTTAAGAGGCGGAAACTGACAATTCGGGGCTTGAAAGAGGAGTTGGTAAGACGTTTGGATGAGGCCCTTAGATTGGAAAGGGAAAATGCTGAAACTGAGGAAGATAATGGTTTTAATTCTGATCCCCAGCCTACAGATGAGGGAGGGATTGAAAAGGCAATGGCAGTTATTGTTGAGACAGTTAAAGATGATGTGGATCATAGTAGCAGTGAGATCAAGAAGGAGAGTGGGGTGAAGGTTCATGTTGACATTAATGAGAGTGCAGCTGCTTTGGGTCATGAAGGAGTTCAAGGAAGCGACAGCTTGGTGGAAAAGGAGCTTGTTTCTGAAACCACTACTATTCAGACTGAGATAATGGTTACCAAGAATGTGGTATCTGAGGTACCATCTACTGAGAAAGAGAGCTCAGGGCAAAATGAGAATGTGTATACTGATATCAAAGTGGAGAGTGAGGATCCTAAGCTCCAGTTCGAGACTGATGATCCAAAGCCTGAGGTGGAGAATGATGATCCAAAGGGCCAACTGCAGGGTTCAAATCCTCAGCTGGAGGGTGATGATGATTCGAAGCCTCAGCTGGACATTGAAGATTCGAAGGTGCAGCTGGAGAACGAGGGTTTGAAGGTTCTACACGAGGATGACGTGCATGATTCTTCTGCTCCGAACATCCAGGTATCTGAGGTCAGCCCTGATTTAGGGTTGCAAGTAAAATCTGATTCTATATCTACTGATTCTGTCTCAAATAATGAAAAGATTgaattaaaggataatatactTGCTGATAATGTCAAATTAGACTTAGATGTTGTAAAGCCAGAGATGGTGGAACCATCATCCAGCAATGTTGTCCCAATTAGTGGTGAATCACATCCAATGGATGTTGAAGATCCGCCTGAGAACAAGGCACCTGTTGATGGGAGAGATGGCAAGAATGTTACAAATGTAGACATGGGTAATAAAAATGACAGTGCTGAGACAACCTACTCGGAAAAATTAAATTTGGATAGAAGTTCTGGTGATGACTCTATGGAGGAGGATATGCTTGAGAGTAAACAAATTGATTCAAAATCTAGTACTGATGAAATGGGAGATAAGAGTGAGAATAATGGAGCACCTATTATCAAGGAGAAAAGTCCTCTTGGTGATGTAAGAGATGATTTATCTGTAGATAAAAAGGACACCTTGGTTGAGAATAAGAGCCGGTCTTTTGTTCCTGCTGAGAAAAGAAAGCGTCATGGTAAGTGGCAACGGCCTGCAATTGTTAGTGTCTTTCTTTGCATGTGTGCATACTTTTACCTTAC encodes:
- the LOC107951672 gene encoding apoptotic chromatin condensation inducer in the nucleus — translated: MSSKYQILDNRPIDQWKVTELKEELKRRKLTIRGLKEELVRRLDEALRLERENAETEEDNGFNSDPQPTDEGGIEKAMAVIVETVKDDVDHSSSEIKKESGVKVHVDINESAAALGHEGVQGSDSLVEKELVSETTTIQTEIMVTKNVVSEVPSTEKESSGQNENVYTDIKVESEDPKLQFETDDPKPEVENDDPKGQLQGSNPQLEGDDDSKPQLDIEDSKVQLENEGLKVLHEDDVHDSSAPNIQVSEVSPDLGLQVKSDSISTDSVSNNEKIELKDNILADNVKLDLDVVKPEMVEPSSSNVVPISGESHPMDVEDPPENKAPVDGRDGKNVTNVDMGNKNDSAETTYSEKLNLDRSSGDDSMEEDMLESKQIDSKSSTDEMGDKSENNGAPIIKEKSPLGDVRDDLSVDKKDTLVENKSRSFVPAEKRKRHDQEPVGNNEVAKRRKWNSDNIEVTEHQGSNLTPISTPKDTPQPAALRRNFSRSDSTASEGAQKERVVPPSQNAPTTSLRIDHFLRPFTLKAVQELLGKTGTVTSFWMDHIKTHCYVTYSSVEEAIETRNAVYNLQWPPNGGRLLVADFVDPQEVKTRLDAPPQTPTTPGTSGSTAPQAQPTSHPQPSLRQQVSRQQFPPPSALPPPPPLPNPPPVRERLPLPPPPPEKPDPPIVTLDDLFWKTKATPRIYYLPLSDEQVAAKQAAHGRNIKL